From the genome of Drosophila melanogaster chromosome 2L, one region includes:
- the CG3430 gene encoding uncharacterized protein, giving the protein MPCAMELPSTPDELAAQQADSAALKDLLKDPSRWHSIPLLNYTPLHKLKDQTLVRFRGMIQDMMDPEIYLERYEVKSADGSKRVQEGKYRDCLKIANGEVIDYNADGNVHGERRTMFVVSVPGLNDWSKEHEKLCCPQIDLASLGQSPSSAKKRTIVGEEEAMDVDVASETTFKRPCLKEIQKDSEPVGASKSSVLGSDYLINSPLPDRPSMACMVKVYEEFDTYQLNSLVDFVGFLSVDASLDAATLEIDDCENLSELQAAHPSPFLIPRLHAFGVQVLPHANPLLDKSLRQPTEICEETYPTHLAVHKDLRMLLKLCLFDDDLAAEYLLSHLISTVYSRSEMQSIGKFALNLCNLPKNCEAYATKLYQILELLLPASHYMPMTLVTLNTAAFAPKKDYETNKLVSGVLQLAPHTHLVLDETCMQQGKLEANGVHAVQHLAHLINNQELKCDFQYYQIDYQANIPVLVLSEGRSMLPSDFVLPINADSKAVELVDESLKAAHHYLQPSRLQQFRKYLTTARTSGFNVSEEHTEMIQQDFVDMRKANVKSNADDLHGLLVLSRLLGIARGKDTLDKETWQLATEFEAKRRQRIQSLPKSSAQLRN; this is encoded by the exons ATGCCCTGTGCGATGGAGCTGCCCAGCACGCCCGATGAACTGGCCGCCCAGCAAGCGGACAGCGCTGCACTCAAGGACTTGCTCAAGGATCCCAGTCGTTGGCACTCGATTCCCCTGCTCAACTACACGCCTCTTCACAAGCTGAAGGATCAGACTCTGGTGCGCTTTCGTGGAATGATCCAGGACATGATGGACCCAGAAATCTATCTGGAGCGCTACGAAGTGAAATCCGCCGACGGCAGCAAACGTGTACAGGAAGGAAAGTACAGGGACTGCTTGAAAATAGCCAATGGCGAAGTGATTGACTACAACGCCGATGGAAACGTGCATGGAGAGAGGCGTACCATGTTCGTGGTCTCTGTGCCTGGTCTGAACGATTGGAGCAAGGAGCATGAGAAGCTGTGCTGTCCCCAGATCGATTTGGCCAGTCTGGGTCAATCTCCCAGTTCAGCCAAGAAGCGGACTATTGTAGGCGAAGAAGAAGCCATGGATGTGGACGTTGCGAGCGAAACAACGTTCAAGCGACCCTGCCTAAAAGAGATTCAAAAAGATAGCGAGCCAGTCGGCGCCTCCAAATCCTCTGTTCTTGGGTCTGATTACCTGATTAACTCGCCTCTGCCGGATCGTCCCAGCATGGCATGCATGGTAAAGGTTTACGAGGAGTTCGATACCTACCAGCTTAACTCGCTGGTCGACTTTGTGGGCTTTCTGTCAGTGGATGCTTCACTAGACGCCGCTACCCTGGAAATAGACGATTGTGAAAACTTGAGTGAACTGCAGGCAGCTCATCCATCGCCATTTCTTATACCCCGCCTGCATGCCTTCGGAGTCCAGGTGCTGCCGCATGCCAATCCGCTGCTGGACAAAAGCCTTCGACAGCCAACGGAAATATGTGAGGAGACGTATCCAACCCACCTTGCTGTGCACAAAGATCTGCGCATGCTTCTTAAACTCTGCCTCTTTGATGACGATCTGGCTGCCGAGTATTTGCTCTCCCACCTAATATCTACGGTCTACAGTCGTTCTGAGATGCAGAGCATCGGCAAGTTCGCCCTTAACCTTTGTAATCTCCCTAAGAATTGTGAGGCGTATGCAACCAAGTTGTATCAAATTCTGGAGCTGCTACTGCCGGCCAGCCATTACATGCCCATGACTCTCGTCACACTAAACACGGCAGCCTTTGCCCCAAA GAAGGATTATGAGACAAACAAGCTGGTTTCCGGCGTACTACAGTTGGCTCCCCATACGCATTTGGTGCTCGACGAGACGTGCATGCAACAGGGCAAGCTGGAGGCCAATGGTGTTCATGCCGTTCAGCATTTAGCGCACTTGATCAATAATCAGGAACTGAAGTGCGACTTTCAGTATTACCAAATAGACTACCAAGCAAATATTCCAGTTCTCGTGCTCAGTGAAGGGCGAAGTATGTTGCCG AGCGATTTTGTGCTGCCCATTAATGCCGATTCTAAGGCCGTGGAACTTGTTGATGAATCTCTAAAGGCAGCCCACCACTATCTGCAGCCATCACGTCTGCAGCAGTTTCGCAAGTACTTGACCACAGCGCGCACTAGCGGCTTCAACGTGAGCGAGGAGCACACTGAAATGATCCAGCAGGATTTCGTGGACATGCGTAAAGCTAATGTCAAAAGTAATGCCGATGATCTGCATGGATTGCTGGTCCTCTCACGGCTGCTGGGCATCGCCCGGGGGAAGGATACGTTGGACAAAGAAACATGGCAGCTGGCTACGGAGTTCGAAGCAAAGCGTCGCCAGCGTATTCAATCTCTGCCGAAATCATCTGCCCAATTGCGCAATTAA
- the Atac1 gene encoding Ada2a-containing complex component 1 — MEIAEISAEDEDVFHFETEHLALRGNQCYTNLLRTLAVLQAQRIRVHQQIEELEATQNIYLENPQHMLDKLRNNEPLIADNYITTTVLPDLPTLSPNDEEGGTNETPTDASSWTQEANKNRDRSNGRSENFNRLWTNEEQSRLEQLLIQYPPEEVEMRRFGKIAKALGNRTAQQVYSRVQKYFQKLHDAGMPVPGRIPKHRRPGLSKPKIKLRKSTFFPAHNISLQMPEDDFTFDDLRIPSPASDMLLMPASKIEPKIESEYMDADLNAESKRKQELCLKLLSAIQDEKREMEDGYEPDLLAAKCAECEEASVTRTQWRCNSCYCYLNLCGDCLASQLIEGRFEHLSHEVVVDQES; from the coding sequence ATGGAAATAGCAGAGATATCTGCAGAAGATGAGGATGTGTTTCACTTTGAGACCGAGCACCTGGCCCTGCGTGGCAACCAGTGCTATACCAATTTGCTGCGCACTTTGGCCGTGCTGCAGGCACAAAGGATTCGGGTGCATCAGCAGATTGAGGAATTGGAAGCCACACAAAATATCTACTTGGAGAATCCGCAACATATGCTGGACAAACTGCGAAACAACGAGCCTTTGATAGCGGATAATTACATCACCACGACCGTTCTACCGGACTTGCCAACTCTGTCGCCCAATGACGAGGAAGGGGGCACAAATGAGACACCGACCGATGCGTCTTCATGGACGCAAGAGGCGAACAAGAATCGGGACAGGAGCAATGGACGGTCGGAGAATTTCAATCGCTTGTGGACCAACGAAGAGCAGAGTCGCTTGGAGCAGCTGCTCATCCAGTATCCGCCAGAGGAAGTGGAAATGCGCAGATTCGGGAAGATAGCGAAGGCCTTGGGCAACAGAACGGCACAGCAAGTGTATAGTCGTGTCCAGAAGTATTTCCAAAAGCTGCACGATGCCGGAATGCCTGTGCCCGGTCGCATACCCAAGCATCGACGTCCTGGTTTGAGTAAGCCGAAGATCAAACTTCGCAAGTCAACCTTCTTCCCCGCTCATAATATATCGCTACAAATGCCAGAGGACGATTTCACATTTGACGACCTGCGAATCCCATCGCCTGCGAGCGATATGCTCCTTATGCCGGCATCCAAGATCGAACCAAAGATCGAATCCGAGTACATGGATGCCGATCTGAATGCGGAGTCAAAGCGAAAACAGGAACTATGCCTTAAGCTTCTATCAGCCATTCAGGACGAGAAACGGGAAATGGAGGACGGATATGAGCCAGACTTGCTGGCCGCCAAGTGTGCCGAGTGCGAAGAGGCATCTGTGACCAGGACCCAATGGCGTTGTaacagttgttattgttaCCTTAATCTGTGCGGAGATTGCCTGGCCAGTCAGCTAATCGAAGGGCGTTTCGAGCATTTAAGTCATGAAGTTGTAGTGGACCAAGAGTCATGA
- the Hmgcl gene encoding 3-Hydroxymethyl-3-methylglutaryl-CoA lyase, isoform B, with the protein MISAPIRSILALTAKRTAVTSAANQVRIVEVGPRDGLQNEPKLLPAATKIELINQLSETGLRTIEATSFVSAKWVPQMGDNAEVLKGIRKVTGISYPVLTPNLKGFESALEAGAEEVAVFGAASDAFSLKNVNCTAAEAIERFKPVLKAAQKHGVRVRGYVSTVVGCPYEGAVAPSAVVKVVEALYQMGCYEISLGDTIGVGTPGTMRRMLDEVTKVVPAKDLAVHCHDTYGQALSNILVSLDYGIRVVDSSVSGLGGCPYAKGASGNAATEDVVYLLHGMGLDTGVNLDKLIQVGRYICTELGRTSESKVNRAWKGPQARVK; encoded by the exons ATGATAAGTGCACCAATTCGCTCTATCCTTGCACTTACAGCAAAG CGCACGGCGGTTACAAGCGCGGCCAATCAGGTGCGAATTGTGGAGGTTGGACCGCGGGATGGTCTTCAAAACGAGCCCAAACTCCTGCCGGCAGCCACCAAGATCGAGCTGATCAACCAATTGTCCGAAACAGGACTGCGAACCATAGAAGCCACCAGCTTTGTGAGCGCCAAATGGGTGCCACAGATGGGCGACAATGCCGAAGTGCTGAAAGGAATCCGCAAAGTGACTGGTATAAGCTATCCAGTCCTCACGCCTAATCTGAAGGGATTCGAGAGTGCTCTGGAGGCGGGAGCCGAGGAGGTGGCAGTCTTTGGAGCCGCATCTGATGCGTTTTCGCTGAAGAACGTTAATTGCACGGCAGCTGAGGCCATCGAACGATTTAAACCTGTGCTGAAAGCAGCCCAAAAGCATGGTGTGCGCGTCCGGGGCTACGTTTCCACCGTGGTTGGCTGCCCGTACGAGGGTGCTGTTGCGCCGAGTGCTGTCGTCAAAGTGGTGGAAGCCCTGTACCAAATGGGCTGCTATGAGATCTCATTGGGCGACACCATTGGTGTGGGCACTCCAGGCACAATGCGCCGAATGCTGGATGAGGTGACCAAGGTCGTCCCGGCTAAAGATCTGGCCGTGCACTGCCACGACACTTATGGTCAGGCTCTGAGCAACATACTGGTCTCACTGGACTATGGCATTCGGGTGGTGGACTCTTCCGTTTCTGGCTTGGGCGGATGTCCTTACGCCAAGGGGGCGTCAGGCAACGCAGCCACCGAGGATGTGGTCTACTTACTGCACGGCATGGGCCTCGATACTGGCGTCAACCTAGACAAACTGATCCAAGTGGGGCGGTACATCTGCACCGAACTGGGCAGAACCTCAGAGTCCAAGGTTAATCGAGCGTGGAAGGGACCGCAGGCGCGAGTTAAGTGA
- the sip2 gene encoding septin interacting protein 2, isoform C, with product MSKLLEKHLPKKPVKMDETKDMRYSLEIDEDLRRPLEARAKKVLAVNSASQRTVNLGEDTMYEAGDLEHLDDGDDSFSAFERMCDKTGSDPDSTLFQYLHSEDRSQVMARARDHSTDDQKEIDALRRMLEAVGTEDDLLENESPVKGAECTHLEDIEAPSRFWDNTLAGMDETSSDSGLTPKALTKVSPVKMVGLLRPSTIIEDSELESSDVSSHTSFQSARTLKTNASSSYETATDTSLSGTLLNVDELFYAAIAKAKPPGMSKGEELELLSDLHGSLRELASLPKDEVEEEEDDIEDTIIELSSSDDEEVQLVPEVKQEDTSRVSSVHGKDHTEQKPAEKSVENKENSLHFNDTMEEMEYMMQKGMEYMAGGAPSVAAVKADCPVLPKTKQSTFVVSPKPEPKSPAVAFLQPSIPLRSSNQPQTVVGSSSTGRKPLNVGLTMEWTKKKFFSAASGIPQRRQNQIKQPYANIVSPIRTYTQKSGTAPLMSTFRPTSSDMLSTLAISELEQESRLCHPKALFATKDETPKSSEAESLIINGIDSAADLLPKKAYISSEIKHVVDERTPLPMPKVPQIQKYLNSAVEPTVMRHDGKMKMPGEAVRNPSSSHIPRRANHSLADLSLASGDVSLYTIRDAQKF from the exons ATGTCAAAATTGTTAGAGAAACA CTTGCCGAAAAAGCCCGTGAAAATGGACGAAACGAAGGATATGCGCTATAGTTTGGAGATCGACGAGGATTTGAGGAGACCCTTGGAGGCGCGGGCCAAGAAAGTTCTGGCCGTTAATTCTGCCAGTCAAAGGACTGTTAATCTCGGCGAGGATACTATGTACGAGGCAGGTGACTTGGAGCACTTGGACGATGGCGATGATAGCTTCAGTGCCTTTGAGCGCATGTGCGACAAAACCGGTTCCGATCCGGATAGCACTCTTTTCCAGTACCTGCACAGCGAGGACCGGAGTCAGGTGATGGCCAGGGCTAGGGATCATAGCACCGACGATCAGAAAGAGATCGATGCACTGCGTCGCATGCTAGAGGCAGTGGGTACAGAAGACGATCTATTGGAGAACGAAAGTCCCGTCAAGGGGGCGGAGTGCACTCACCTGGAGGACATTGAGGCGCCGTCGCGCTTTTGGGACAACACCCTGGCCGGAATGGACGAGACCTCATCCGACTCTGGGCTGACTCCTAAAGCATTGACCAAGGTTTCGCCTGTCAAAATGGTGGGGCTGCTTCGCCCCTCAACCATCATCGAAGACAGCGAACTGGAGTCGTCTGATGTGTCTTCACACACAAGCTTCCAAAGCGCTCGCACCCTAAAGACAAATGCATCTAGTTCTTACGAAACAGCCACGGATACTTCCCTCAGTGGAACGCTCCTAAACGTCGACGAATTGTTTTACGCCGCAATTGCCAAGGCCAAGCCACCAGGAATGTCCAAGGGAGAGGAGCTGGAGCTCTTAAGCGATCTTCATGGCAGTCTTAGAGAGCTGGCCTCACTTCCGAAGGATGAGGTCGAGGAGGAAGAGGACGATATAGAGGATACAATAATCGAGCTATCCTCTTCTGACGATGAAGAAGTGCAGCTAGTTCCAGAAGTAAAACAAGAAGACACGTCCCGTGTGTCCTCAGTCCACGGAAAAGATCACACTGAGCAGAAACCAGCGGAGAAGAGCGTtgaaaataaggaaaattcGTTGCATTTCAATGATACCATGGAAGAAATGGAGTACATGATGCAAAAGGGTATGGAGTACATGGCAGGTGGGGCTCCTTCAGTCGCCGCAGTCAAGGCAGATTGCCCTGTGCTGCCCAAGACCAAACAAAGCACGTTCGTTGTTTCACCGAAGCCGGAACCAAAATCACCGGCTGTAGCCTTTTTGCAGCCATCAATTCCGCTGCGGTCATCTAATCAGCCACAAACAGTTGTAGGTTCATCTAGCACGGGTAGAAAGCCGCTCAATGTCGGCCTCACCATGGAGTGGACCAAAAAGAAATTTTTCAGTGCAGCCTCTGGTATTCCTCAGCGTCGCCAAAATCAGATAAAGCAGCCATACGCCAACATAGTCAGTCCCATACGCACCTACACCCAGAAGTCTGGTACTGCTCCGCTAATGAGTACATTCCGTCCAACGAGTTCTGATATGCTATCTACACTGGCCATCAGTGAGTTGGAGCAGGAGTCTCGCTTGTGTCATCCTAAAGCACTTTTCGCAACAAAGGACGAAACACCCAAGTCCAGTGAAGCGGAATCTTTAATTATCAATGGAATCGATTCAGCCGCTGATCTGCTTCCCAAAAAGGCTTACATATCTTCCGAAATCAAGCAT GTGGTTGATGAACGAACTCCTTTGCCCATGCCGAAGGTACCTCAAATTCAAAAATACCTCAACTCCGCCGTGGAGCCTACTGTTATGCGCCACGatggcaaaatgaaaatgcccGGCGAGGCAGTCCGCAATCCGTCGTCTTCGCATATCCCACGACGCGCCAATCACAGCCTGGCTGATCTGTCGCTCGCCTCAGGCGACGTGTCCTTATACACAATAAGAGATGCCCAAAAGTTTTAA
- the sip2 gene encoding septin interacting protein 2, isoform D: MDETKDMRYSLEIDEDLRRPLEARAKKVLAVNSASQRTVNLGEDTMYEAGDLEHLDDGDDSFSAFERMCDKTGSDPDSTLFQYLHSEDRSQVMARARDHSTDDQKEIDALRRMLEAVGTEDDLLENESPVKGAECTHLEDIEAPSRFWDNTLAGMDETSSDSGLTPKALTKVSPVKMVGLLRPSTIIEDSELESSDVSSHTSFQSARTLKTNASSSYETATDTSLSGTLLNVDELFYAAIAKAKPPGMSKGEELELLSDLHGSLRELASLPKDEVEEEEDDIEDTIIELSSSDDEEVQLVPEVKQEDTSRVSSVHGKDHTEQKPAEKSVENKENSLHFNDTMEEMEYMMQKGMEYMAGGAPSVAAVKADCPVLPKTKQSTFVVSPKPEPKSPAVAFLQPSIPLRSSNQPQTVVGSSSTGRKPLNVGLTMEWTKKKFFSAASGIPQRRQNQIKQPYANIVSPIRTYTQKSGTAPLMSTFRPTSSDMLSTLAISELEQESRLCHPKALFATKDETPKSSEAESLIINGIDSAADLLPKKAYISSEIKHVVDERTPLPMPKVPQIQKYLNSAVEPTVMRHDGKMKMPGEAVRNPSSSHIPRRANHSLADLSLASGDVSLYTIRDAQKF; the protein is encoded by the exons ATGGACGAAACGAAGGATATGCGCTATAGTTTGGAGATCGACGAGGATTTGAGGAGACCCTTGGAGGCGCGGGCCAAGAAAGTTCTGGCCGTTAATTCTGCCAGTCAAAGGACTGTTAATCTCGGCGAGGATACTATGTACGAGGCAGGTGACTTGGAGCACTTGGACGATGGCGATGATAGCTTCAGTGCCTTTGAGCGCATGTGCGACAAAACCGGTTCCGATCCGGATAGCACTCTTTTCCAGTACCTGCACAGCGAGGACCGGAGTCAGGTGATGGCCAGGGCTAGGGATCATAGCACCGACGATCAGAAAGAGATCGATGCACTGCGTCGCATGCTAGAGGCAGTGGGTACAGAAGACGATCTATTGGAGAACGAAAGTCCCGTCAAGGGGGCGGAGTGCACTCACCTGGAGGACATTGAGGCGCCGTCGCGCTTTTGGGACAACACCCTGGCCGGAATGGACGAGACCTCATCCGACTCTGGGCTGACTCCTAAAGCATTGACCAAGGTTTCGCCTGTCAAAATGGTGGGGCTGCTTCGCCCCTCAACCATCATCGAAGACAGCGAACTGGAGTCGTCTGATGTGTCTTCACACACAAGCTTCCAAAGCGCTCGCACCCTAAAGACAAATGCATCTAGTTCTTACGAAACAGCCACGGATACTTCCCTCAGTGGAACGCTCCTAAACGTCGACGAATTGTTTTACGCCGCAATTGCCAAGGCCAAGCCACCAGGAATGTCCAAGGGAGAGGAGCTGGAGCTCTTAAGCGATCTTCATGGCAGTCTTAGAGAGCTGGCCTCACTTCCGAAGGATGAGGTCGAGGAGGAAGAGGACGATATAGAGGATACAATAATCGAGCTATCCTCTTCTGACGATGAAGAAGTGCAGCTAGTTCCAGAAGTAAAACAAGAAGACACGTCCCGTGTGTCCTCAGTCCACGGAAAAGATCACACTGAGCAGAAACCAGCGGAGAAGAGCGTtgaaaataaggaaaattcGTTGCATTTCAATGATACCATGGAAGAAATGGAGTACATGATGCAAAAGGGTATGGAGTACATGGCAGGTGGGGCTCCTTCAGTCGCCGCAGTCAAGGCAGATTGCCCTGTGCTGCCCAAGACCAAACAAAGCACGTTCGTTGTTTCACCGAAGCCGGAACCAAAATCACCGGCTGTAGCCTTTTTGCAGCCATCAATTCCGCTGCGGTCATCTAATCAGCCACAAACAGTTGTAGGTTCATCTAGCACGGGTAGAAAGCCGCTCAATGTCGGCCTCACCATGGAGTGGACCAAAAAGAAATTTTTCAGTGCAGCCTCTGGTATTCCTCAGCGTCGCCAAAATCAGATAAAGCAGCCATACGCCAACATAGTCAGTCCCATACGCACCTACACCCAGAAGTCTGGTACTGCTCCGCTAATGAGTACATTCCGTCCAACGAGTTCTGATATGCTATCTACACTGGCCATCAGTGAGTTGGAGCAGGAGTCTCGCTTGTGTCATCCTAAAGCACTTTTCGCAACAAAGGACGAAACACCCAAGTCCAGTGAAGCGGAATCTTTAATTATCAATGGAATCGATTCAGCCGCTGATCTGCTTCCCAAAAAGGCTTACATATCTTCCGAAATCAAGCAT GTGGTTGATGAACGAACTCCTTTGCCCATGCCGAAGGTACCTCAAATTCAAAAATACCTCAACTCCGCCGTGGAGCCTACTGTTATGCGCCACGatggcaaaatgaaaatgcccGGCGAGGCAGTCCGCAATCCGTCGTCTTCGCATATCCCACGACGCGCCAATCACAGCCTGGCTGATCTGTCGCTCGCCTCAGGCGACGTGTCCTTATACACAATAAGAGATGCCCAAAAGTTTTAA
- the sip2 gene encoding septin interacting protein 2, isoform B, which produces MSGLKKFQNTEEWRQKLRQFLMTERLPKKPVKMDETKDMRYSLEIDEDLRRPLEARAKKVLAVNSASQRTVNLGEDTMYEAGDLEHLDDGDDSFSAFERMCDKTGSDPDSTLFQYLHSEDRSQVMARARDHSTDDQKEIDALRRMLEAVGTEDDLLENESPVKGAECTHLEDIEAPSRFWDNTLAGMDETSSDSGLTPKALTKVSPVKMVGLLRPSTIIEDSELESSDVSSHTSFQSARTLKTNASSSYETATDTSLSGTLLNVDELFYAAIAKAKPPGMSKGEELELLSDLHGSLRELASLPKDEVEEEEDDIEDTIIELSSSDDEEVQLVPEVKQEDTSRVSSVHGKDHTEQKPAEKSVENKENSLHFNDTMEEMEYMMQKGMEYMAGGAPSVAAVKADCPVLPKTKQSTFVVSPKPEPKSPAVAFLQPSIPLRSSNQPQTVVGSSSTGRKPLNVGLTMEWTKKKFFSAASGIPQRRQNQIKQPYANIVSPIRTYTQKSGTAPLMSTFRPTSSDMLSTLAISELEQESRLCHPKALFATKDETPKSSEAESLIINGIDSAADLLPKKAYISSEIKHVVDERTPLPMPKVPQIQKYLNSAVEPTVMRHDGKMKMPGEAVRNPSSSHIPRRANHSLADLSLASGDVSLYTIRDAQKF; this is translated from the exons CTTGCCGAAAAAGCCCGTGAAAATGGACGAAACGAAGGATATGCGCTATAGTTTGGAGATCGACGAGGATTTGAGGAGACCCTTGGAGGCGCGGGCCAAGAAAGTTCTGGCCGTTAATTCTGCCAGTCAAAGGACTGTTAATCTCGGCGAGGATACTATGTACGAGGCAGGTGACTTGGAGCACTTGGACGATGGCGATGATAGCTTCAGTGCCTTTGAGCGCATGTGCGACAAAACCGGTTCCGATCCGGATAGCACTCTTTTCCAGTACCTGCACAGCGAGGACCGGAGTCAGGTGATGGCCAGGGCTAGGGATCATAGCACCGACGATCAGAAAGAGATCGATGCACTGCGTCGCATGCTAGAGGCAGTGGGTACAGAAGACGATCTATTGGAGAACGAAAGTCCCGTCAAGGGGGCGGAGTGCACTCACCTGGAGGACATTGAGGCGCCGTCGCGCTTTTGGGACAACACCCTGGCCGGAATGGACGAGACCTCATCCGACTCTGGGCTGACTCCTAAAGCATTGACCAAGGTTTCGCCTGTCAAAATGGTGGGGCTGCTTCGCCCCTCAACCATCATCGAAGACAGCGAACTGGAGTCGTCTGATGTGTCTTCACACACAAGCTTCCAAAGCGCTCGCACCCTAAAGACAAATGCATCTAGTTCTTACGAAACAGCCACGGATACTTCCCTCAGTGGAACGCTCCTAAACGTCGACGAATTGTTTTACGCCGCAATTGCCAAGGCCAAGCCACCAGGAATGTCCAAGGGAGAGGAGCTGGAGCTCTTAAGCGATCTTCATGGCAGTCTTAGAGAGCTGGCCTCACTTCCGAAGGATGAGGTCGAGGAGGAAGAGGACGATATAGAGGATACAATAATCGAGCTATCCTCTTCTGACGATGAAGAAGTGCAGCTAGTTCCAGAAGTAAAACAAGAAGACACGTCCCGTGTGTCCTCAGTCCACGGAAAAGATCACACTGAGCAGAAACCAGCGGAGAAGAGCGTtgaaaataaggaaaattcGTTGCATTTCAATGATACCATGGAAGAAATGGAGTACATGATGCAAAAGGGTATGGAGTACATGGCAGGTGGGGCTCCTTCAGTCGCCGCAGTCAAGGCAGATTGCCCTGTGCTGCCCAAGACCAAACAAAGCACGTTCGTTGTTTCACCGAAGCCGGAACCAAAATCACCGGCTGTAGCCTTTTTGCAGCCATCAATTCCGCTGCGGTCATCTAATCAGCCACAAACAGTTGTAGGTTCATCTAGCACGGGTAGAAAGCCGCTCAATGTCGGCCTCACCATGGAGTGGACCAAAAAGAAATTTTTCAGTGCAGCCTCTGGTATTCCTCAGCGTCGCCAAAATCAGATAAAGCAGCCATACGCCAACATAGTCAGTCCCATACGCACCTACACCCAGAAGTCTGGTACTGCTCCGCTAATGAGTACATTCCGTCCAACGAGTTCTGATATGCTATCTACACTGGCCATCAGTGAGTTGGAGCAGGAGTCTCGCTTGTGTCATCCTAAAGCACTTTTCGCAACAAAGGACGAAACACCCAAGTCCAGTGAAGCGGAATCTTTAATTATCAATGGAATCGATTCAGCCGCTGATCTGCTTCCCAAAAAGGCTTACATATCTTCCGAAATCAAGCAT GTGGTTGATGAACGAACTCCTTTGCCCATGCCGAAGGTACCTCAAATTCAAAAATACCTCAACTCCGCCGTGGAGCCTACTGTTATGCGCCACGatggcaaaatgaaaatgcccGGCGAGGCAGTCCGCAATCCGTCGTCTTCGCATATCCCACGACGCGCCAATCACAGCCTGGCTGATCTGTCGCTCGCCTCAGGCGACGTGTCCTTATACACAATAAGAGATGCCCAAAAGTTTTAA